The Salinibaculum sp. SYNS191 genome has a window encoding:
- a CDS encoding FAD-binding oxidoreductase yields MSLEQLNQADEAVAEFAETLRGTLLRPDDEGYDDARDVWNAMIDKHPALIAQCAGTADVISAVTFGREHDLPISVKGGGHNIAGRAVEDDALMIDLSPMNSVRVDPDAKTARVEPGVVLNELDHETQAFGLATPVGYNSTTGIAGLTLGGGWGWLSRKHGLTVDNLLSADVVTAEGELVRASEDENEDLFWGIRGGGGNFGIVTSFEFQLHEVGPEVLSGPIVHPFEDTASVLSEYREFVADAPEEAAVWFVIRHAPPMEVIPEEWHGEKVLILAAFYGGEMSEGEEVLQPLRDIGDPVADGVGPHPYAGWQQAFDGLAPAGNRNYWKSHNFEEMTDGMIETFVEFGETIPSELTEIACAQLGGAINERPVDATAYPHRDAQFVMNLHTQWEDPAQDEECMAWARRMHKAMAPHATGGVYANFVPEEVGDQQAAYRENYERLVEVKNEWDPENVFRLNHNVEPTQ; encoded by the coding sequence ATGTCATTAGAGCAACTAAACCAAGCTGACGAAGCGGTTGCCGAATTCGCGGAGACGCTTCGAGGAACACTCCTCCGGCCGGACGACGAGGGGTACGACGACGCCCGAGACGTCTGGAACGCGATGATAGACAAACACCCGGCGCTCATTGCACAGTGTGCCGGTACGGCCGACGTCATCAGCGCGGTGACGTTCGGCAGAGAGCACGACCTCCCCATCTCGGTGAAAGGCGGCGGACACAACATCGCTGGCAGGGCTGTCGAGGACGACGCCCTCATGATCGACCTCTCGCCGATGAACTCGGTACGGGTCGATCCGGACGCGAAGACCGCCCGCGTCGAACCGGGCGTCGTACTCAACGAACTGGACCACGAGACCCAGGCGTTCGGTCTCGCCACGCCAGTGGGGTACAATTCGACGACCGGCATCGCCGGTCTGACGCTCGGCGGCGGGTGGGGATGGCTCTCCCGGAAGCACGGATTGACCGTCGACAACCTCCTGTCGGCCGACGTCGTCACCGCAGAAGGCGAACTGGTTCGCGCGAGCGAGGACGAAAACGAGGACCTCTTCTGGGGGATCCGGGGTGGTGGCGGCAACTTCGGTATCGTCACCTCCTTCGAGTTCCAGTTGCACGAGGTCGGTCCCGAAGTGCTGTCGGGCCCTATCGTCCATCCCTTCGAGGACACCGCGTCGGTCCTCTCGGAGTACCGCGAGTTCGTTGCCGACGCCCCCGAGGAGGCGGCCGTCTGGTTCGTCATCCGACACGCACCACCCATGGAGGTCATCCCCGAGGAGTGGCACGGCGAGAAGGTCCTCATTCTCGCTGCATTCTATGGCGGTGAGATGTCCGAGGGTGAGGAAGTCCTCCAGCCGTTGCGCGACATCGGCGACCCCGTCGCCGACGGGGTTGGTCCCCACCCGTACGCTGGCTGGCAGCAGGCGTTCGACGGCCTGGCTCCGGCCGGTAACCGCAACTACTGGAAGTCCCACAACTTCGAGGAGATGACCGACGGCATGATCGAGACGTTCGTGGAGTTCGGAGAGACGATTCCCTCCGAACTCACGGAGATCGCCTGCGCGCAACTCGGCGGAGCGATCAACGAACGCCCCGTTGACGCGACGGCCTACCCTCACCGCGACGCTCAATTCGTGATGAACCTCCACACGCAGTGGGAAGACCCCGCGCAGGACGAGGAGTGTATGGCGTGGGCGCGCAGAATGCACAAGGCGATGGCTCCTCACGCGACCGGCGGCGTCTACGCCAACTTCGTCCCCGAAGAAGTCGGCGACCAGCAGGCGGCCTACCGCGAGAACTACGAGCGGCTGGTCGAGGTCAAAAACGAGTGGGACCCGGAGAACGTCTTCCGGCTCAACCACAACGTCGAACCGACCCAGTAA